A portion of the Sphingobacterium spiritivorum genome contains these proteins:
- a CDS encoding TonB-dependent receptor, giving the protein MRTLLLSGLMMVFLMEMLLANSVNAQLLKKKITISVPAKNMSEALKHLEGQQIFIAYDPGKLNLDQKVTRSRKFVNSTVEEVLKHILSGAGVGYKEVGSYIMLEPLVIQQPGRVSGRILDERGLGLPNATIRIVELNRNAQSAVDGSYSLRIPSGKYTLEVSYISYQTQRISNVQVQSGEITALNIAMVAQTAQLAEAVVNTSFKKASVAGLYAAQKNAASVTDGISAEQIARTPDNDMGQVLKRVTGLTTVDNKNVVVRGMSERYNQAMLDGVVIPSTSMNKRNFSFDIIPTEMVSNVVVNKTATPDMSSEFSGGQVSVNTLDIPTQNFTSIQVGTGTNSQTLGKDFYHLGKRYNSEYIGFYNSSVKLPDGMTPWYWTSGVEVPPPGIPGQTDDLTLLPNDPRPYSSLDAIAQSKRLSAEPLRLNKYKGMPNQNYRFSLGRVYDLNNGMKLGFAASANIRNEQNIVKFNNIRSSNRGGFHFIDSVGLGQNGAGTSYRFNSSSGLVANIGLQGNDFKISSKNMYARTYNSNYNEAIRLNYEDLMQAPFKEQYQLPEAMSLQQHQLNIEYLLPWSVKMEAMGAVNKIEQQILDERKLRYRLTTIIDGQPYFQTPNVRLSSEVGGDNLSRDSRMWTNVDETDYNWKFDFSKKFASGGNISTLVKLGYQGWSKNRSLDVFRMLPAAARGSVIEQPYEVILDPQNIGKEINQAYYWAENINGRIFNGDMKNHAGYIMADQKLWQKLRLVYGVRMEYYRLNNQQAEYWDRTSGIVNKYLEYRDLVEDKNWRALPSVNATYSVTDDFNVRASYSRTAIRPDFRETSFFGFYDYELDANISGGLMTSSLVDNTDIRLEWYPGAGEIISLTGYYKHLDKPVELVMDPRLNTQKYFVFVNMESARNLGVEMEVRKNLSFVSSQEWLSKFFVYANGTLLKSSVKTLSPWYIDANQDNALVQAKGADQDRPLMGQSPWLLNLGLSYWGDYYGATASYNQRGPRTNLANTSPNLVEYELAPRQLDFQIYARLFKKKAEIKFNMANLLNEWTRFYTNTEAYEMITPGKEADGFRLIKGDNNYNKDDGDTITYRKQDGRRFNLSFTYNF; this is encoded by the coding sequence ATGAGAACCCTATTACTCTCAGGCCTGATGATGGTATTCCTTATGGAAATGTTACTGGCCAACAGCGTAAATGCCCAATTACTAAAAAAGAAAATTACGATTTCTGTGCCGGCAAAGAATATGTCCGAAGCATTAAAACATCTGGAAGGTCAGCAGATATTTATTGCCTATGATCCCGGTAAATTGAATCTGGATCAAAAAGTTACCCGTAGCCGAAAATTTGTAAACAGTACAGTAGAGGAAGTGCTGAAGCATATCCTGTCAGGGGCCGGAGTCGGCTATAAGGAGGTAGGGAGCTATATTATGCTTGAGCCGTTGGTTATTCAACAACCGGGACGAGTATCGGGACGTATTCTTGATGAAAGGGGATTGGGCTTGCCAAATGCGACAATCAGAATAGTTGAATTAAACCGTAATGCACAGAGTGCAGTAGACGGAAGTTATTCGTTAAGAATTCCATCAGGAAAGTATACCTTGGAAGTGAGTTACATTTCCTACCAGACACAGCGTATCAGTAATGTGCAAGTGCAATCGGGTGAAATTACAGCCTTAAATATCGCTATGGTGGCGCAGACTGCTCAATTGGCAGAGGCTGTCGTGAATACTTCATTCAAGAAGGCATCAGTGGCCGGACTCTATGCTGCACAAAAAAATGCAGCATCGGTTACGGACGGTATTTCAGCAGAACAGATTGCCCGCACTCCTGACAATGATATGGGGCAGGTGCTGAAACGTGTGACAGGTCTGACCACAGTAGACAATAAAAATGTCGTGGTAAGGGGGATGTCTGAGCGGTATAATCAGGCGATGCTTGACGGAGTAGTGATACCGAGCACATCCATGAATAAGCGTAATTTTTCTTTCGATATCATTCCGACAGAAATGGTAAGTAATGTAGTTGTAAACAAGACTGCTACACCGGATATGTCATCTGAATTTTCGGGTGGTCAGGTATCCGTAAATACGCTGGATATTCCGACGCAAAATTTTACTTCTATTCAGGTGGGAACAGGAACGAATTCGCAAACACTGGGTAAGGATTTTTATCATCTCGGAAAGCGCTATAACAGTGAATATATCGGGTTTTACAACTCTTCTGTCAAGCTGCCTGACGGAATGACTCCCTGGTACTGGACCTCGGGTGTAGAAGTACCTCCTCCGGGTATTCCGGGGCAGACAGATGACCTCACATTATTACCTAATGATCCACGTCCGTACAGTTCACTTGATGCTATTGCACAGTCCAAGCGTTTGAGTGCTGAACCTCTCAGGCTGAATAAATATAAGGGAATGCCCAATCAGAACTACCGCTTTTCATTAGGGCGTGTATATGATTTGAATAACGGAATGAAACTTGGCTTTGCGGCAAGTGCTAATATCCGAAATGAGCAGAATATTGTAAAGTTCAACAATATAAGAAGCTCAAACCGCGGCGGATTTCATTTTATAGATAGTGTAGGACTGGGGCAGAACGGTGCCGGTACTTCCTATCGTTTCAACAGCAGCAGCGGTCTTGTTGCTAACATTGGATTACAAGGGAATGATTTCAAAATATCTTCCAAGAATATGTATGCCCGTACCTACAATTCGAACTATAATGAGGCTATCCGATTGAATTATGAGGATCTTATGCAAGCCCCGTTTAAAGAGCAGTATCAGTTGCCTGAAGCGATGTCTTTGCAACAACATCAGCTGAATATAGAATATCTCTTGCCCTGGTCTGTCAAAATGGAAGCGATGGGAGCTGTCAATAAGATCGAACAGCAGATTCTGGATGAGCGTAAGTTAAGATACAGATTGACAACTATTATTGACGGTCAGCCTTATTTTCAAACTCCAAATGTACGCTTGTCCTCAGAAGTAGGAGGAGATAATCTGTCCAGAGATTCACGTATGTGGACAAATGTAGATGAGACGGATTACAACTGGAAGTTTGATTTCTCGAAAAAATTCGCCTCTGGAGGAAACATCAGTACCTTGGTTAAATTAGGGTATCAGGGCTGGTCGAAAAACAGATCTCTGGATGTATTCCGAATGCTGCCTGCTGCTGCAAGGGGCAGTGTTATTGAACAACCTTATGAAGTCATCCTGGATCCTCAAAATATAGGTAAAGAAATCAATCAGGCGTACTACTGGGCGGAGAATATTAATGGCCGGATTTTCAACGGAGATATGAAAAATCATGCCGGTTATATCATGGCTGATCAGAAGTTATGGCAAAAATTGCGTCTTGTATATGGCGTACGTATGGAGTATTACCGTCTGAATAATCAGCAGGCCGAATATTGGGACAGAACTTCAGGTATAGTCAATAAATATCTGGAGTACAGGGATCTGGTTGAAGATAAAAATTGGAGAGCATTGCCTTCTGTTAATGCAACATATAGCGTGACGGATGATTTCAATGTCCGTGCAAGTTACTCGCGGACAGCCATACGTCCCGATTTCAGAGAAACTTCCTTCTTTGGTTTTTATGATTATGAACTGGATGCGAATATCTCAGGCGGACTCATGACTTCATCGTTAGTAGATAATACCGATATCCGGTTGGAGTGGTATCCGGGTGCCGGAGAAATTATCTCGCTGACAGGATATTATAAACATCTGGACAAACCTGTGGAGCTGGTGATGGATCCGAGACTGAATACACAGAAATACTTCGTCTTTGTCAATATGGAATCTGCACGCAATCTGGGTGTTGAAATGGAGGTACGTAAAAATCTAAGCTTTGTGTCTTCTCAGGAATGGTTATCTAAATTTTTTGTATATGCCAACGGTACCCTGCTGAAATCTTCTGTTAAGACACTTAGTCCGTGGTACATAGATGCTAATCAGGATAATGCATTAGTACAGGCCAAAGGTGCGGATCAGGATCGTCCGTTAATGGGGCAGTCTCCATGGTTGTTGAATCTGGGATTGAGTTATTGGGGAGACTATTATGGTGCTACCGCCAGTTATAATCAAAGAGGGCCTCGTACCAATCTGGCTAATACCAGTCCGAATCTGGTTGAATACGAACTTGCTCCGCGTCAGCTGGATTTTCAGATATATGCCCGCTTATTCAAAAAGAAAGCAGAAATCAAATTTAATATGGCTAACCTGCTTAACGAATGGACACGATTCTATACGAATACCGAAGCCTATGAAATGATAACGCCTGGAAAAGAAGCTGATGGTTTTCGTTTGATTAAAGGAGATAATAATTATAACAAAGATGACGGAGATACCATTACCTACCGTAAACAGGATGGTCGTCGTTTTAATTTGTCTTTTACCTACAATTTTTAG
- a CDS encoding cupin domain-containing protein yields MTIHNDKSTEYHNAIRSIFENLQYSSKKPDIKVILETSAIKEIRISMRAGQVMKTHKSPFPIVIHVLQGAIKLGILSETYEMKSGDMIGLEGHIPHDLTATEDTVIRLSISHSDTAKRIEKVINTSE; encoded by the coding sequence ATGACTATTCACAACGATAAATCAACCGAATATCATAATGCTATCCGATCCATTTTTGAGAACCTGCAATACAGTTCAAAAAAACCGGACATCAAGGTGATTCTGGAAACTTCAGCTATTAAGGAAATACGTATCAGCATGCGGGCCGGCCAAGTTATGAAAACGCACAAAAGTCCGTTTCCTATAGTTATTCATGTGTTACAGGGGGCAATCAAACTTGGTATACTTTCTGAAACCTATGAAATGAAAAGTGGAGATATGATCGGACTGGAAGGTCATATACCACATGATCTCACAGCAACTGAAGATACAGTCATCAGACTCTCCATCAGTCATTCAGATACAGCAAAACGTATTGAGAAAGTCATAAATACAAGTGAATAA
- a CDS encoding S41 family peptidase, with amino-acid sequence MKSLSPLRLTFILFTFAASLFTACKKEDAPAPAGTNKAINQWIMSQMKQYYYWSNQIPSGKTDETSPDIYFKSLLVPQDHFSSILQTKNTDTYGNTLANTFGFDFIQISQNGTIHHIVSQVVPYSQAQQSGLSRGDTITTWNDQLLTPANVSDLTQEALGRNTLRLTLHSGKTLQLASAYIAQPVVYTQRIIQQQNNIYGYLYLSHFDFSGAYDVIRAVDDFRQKKITDLILDMRYNAGGQVSFAAFCSLLLAKVQANDIFLMYQGNASLGVQRMSFAQSLSRQPDGYSFTAEDLHSKSLQLSKIYILSTSYTASAAELLINNLSPYIEIIHIGETTMGKDMASVTLTSPDNINGSAESWHILPLVYKLYNKNNKGDYNAGLIPQFNLSEHSSLPLYPFGSEQDPYVAFVLSRTSSSRNTSLQKAAISLEGQVLYHSDPKQHKPLILSE; translated from the coding sequence ATGAAAAGTCTGTCTCCTCTTCGTCTTACTTTCATACTTTTTACATTTGCGGCCAGTCTGTTTACAGCCTGTAAAAAAGAAGATGCTCCTGCCCCTGCCGGAACAAATAAAGCCATCAATCAATGGATCATGTCGCAGATGAAACAATACTACTACTGGAGCAATCAAATTCCCTCCGGCAAGACGGATGAAACCTCACCTGATATATACTTCAAATCACTGTTGGTTCCCCAGGATCATTTTTCCTCAATCTTACAAACCAAAAACACGGATACTTACGGAAATACGCTGGCGAATACTTTTGGTTTTGATTTCATCCAGATTTCTCAAAACGGAACTATTCACCATATAGTCAGTCAGGTAGTGCCTTACTCTCAGGCGCAGCAATCCGGACTGTCCCGTGGAGATACGATCACAACATGGAATGATCAACTTCTTACACCTGCTAATGTTTCAGACCTTACACAGGAAGCTCTTGGCAGAAATACGCTCCGGTTAACACTGCACTCGGGGAAAACTCTACAACTGGCTTCTGCTTACATTGCTCAGCCAGTAGTATACACACAGCGTATCATACAACAGCAGAACAACATTTATGGGTATCTGTACCTTAGTCACTTCGACTTCAGCGGAGCTTACGATGTTATACGGGCTGTGGATGACTTCCGACAGAAAAAAATAACGGATTTAATACTGGATATGCGTTACAATGCAGGAGGACAGGTATCTTTTGCTGCGTTTTGTTCCTTGCTATTGGCAAAGGTACAGGCCAATGATATTTTCCTTATGTATCAGGGCAATGCTTCCTTAGGTGTACAGCGTATGAGTTTTGCACAGTCACTCAGCAGACAACCGGACGGATACAGCTTTACTGCAGAGGACCTGCATTCAAAAAGTCTTCAGCTCAGCAAAATCTACATCTTAAGCACTTCCTATACAGCTTCAGCAGCAGAATTACTAATCAACAACTTAAGTCCATACATAGAAATTATACATATCGGAGAGACGACCATGGGCAAAGATATGGCCTCTGTCACGTTGACTTCACCAGACAATATCAATGGCTCTGCAGAAAGCTGGCATATTCTTCCTTTGGTCTACAAATTGTATAACAAAAACAACAAAGGTGATTACAACGCAGGACTGATACCGCAATTTAACCTGTCTGAGCACAGTTCTTTACCCTTGTATCCTTTCGGATCCGAACAGGATCCATACGTAGCTTTTGTCCTCAGCAGAACCTCCTCCTCCCGGAATACATCTTTGCAAAAGGCCGCCATCAGTTTAGAAGGCCAGGTACTTTACCACTCAGATCCTAAACAACACAAACCTCTTATTCTTTCTGAATAA
- a CDS encoding RrF2 family transcriptional regulator — protein MGFFSKTCEYALRAVMYIAQSSQQGEKAGIREIAEAIKSPEAFLGKILQQLSKEGLIRSSKGPNGGFYMEPEDTKRPLADIVRSIDGVQLFEGCAMGLDYCSKENPCPLHHHFKKIRKKLSVMLQETSIGQFNTDLIKGNFTLSK, from the coding sequence ATGGGATTTTTTTCAAAGACCTGTGAGTACGCACTTCGGGCAGTTATGTATATTGCACAGTCCAGTCAGCAAGGAGAAAAGGCCGGCATTCGTGAAATTGCAGAGGCTATCAAATCGCCTGAAGCTTTTTTGGGAAAGATACTTCAGCAACTTAGTAAAGAAGGGCTGATCCGATCATCAAAAGGTCCGAACGGCGGTTTTTATATGGAACCGGAAGATACAAAACGACCACTGGCAGATATTGTAAGGAGTATTGACGGCGTACAGTTGTTTGAAGGATGCGCCATGGGACTCGACTATTGCTCTAAAGAAAATCCATGCCCTTTACATCACCATTTCAAAAAGATCAGAAAAAAGCTGTCTGTCATGTTACAAGAAACAAGCATAGGACAGTTTAACACAGATCTGATTAAAGGTAATTTTACATTGTCAAAATAA